The following proteins are encoded in a genomic region of Burkholderia gladioli:
- a CDS encoding ProQ/FinO family protein: MGFEQLAELKKQLAKQRADAKPQGKSSTQAPAKSSGKPAHKPGGRPAAAGGKPSSGKPAHAQTRRPAPAADAKPVNPTVLAIGKLQRRFPAAFPKSPAPKLPLKIGIFKDLVAHTAELGLDEAQLRDAIKEWCRGSRYWACLVDGAKRVDLNGAEAGDVTAQQAAGAVRLDQARRSRAAAKAKAGDAAKRGEAGKDGEAAKDAAARDEAGAAQAVTAQDQAGTPALVETSAAADEAETAAPADIEAAPAAHAGEPAPEATEPK, from the coding sequence ATGGGTTTCGAACAACTCGCAGAATTGAAGAAGCAGCTCGCCAAACAGCGAGCCGACGCCAAGCCGCAAGGCAAGTCCTCCACCCAAGCTCCCGCCAAGTCGTCCGGCAAGCCGGCGCACAAGCCGGGCGGGCGGCCTGCCGCTGCCGGCGGCAAGCCGTCGTCGGGCAAGCCCGCGCACGCGCAGACGCGCCGGCCGGCACCCGCCGCCGACGCGAAGCCGGTCAACCCGACCGTGCTGGCCATCGGCAAGCTGCAGCGCCGCTTTCCCGCCGCCTTCCCCAAGAGTCCCGCGCCGAAGCTGCCGCTCAAGATCGGCATCTTCAAGGACCTGGTCGCGCATACCGCCGAGCTCGGCCTGGACGAAGCACAACTGCGCGACGCCATCAAGGAATGGTGCCGCGGCAGCCGCTACTGGGCCTGCCTGGTCGACGGCGCGAAGCGGGTCGACCTGAACGGTGCCGAAGCCGGTGACGTGACGGCCCAGCAGGCCGCCGGCGCCGTGCGCCTGGACCAGGCACGACGCTCGCGCGCGGCTGCGAAGGCCAAGGCCGGCGACGCCGCCAAGCGCGGCGAAGCGGGCAAGGACGGCGAGGCAGCCAAGGACGCAGCGGCCCGCGACGAAGCCGGCGCGGCTCAAGCCGTGACGGCGCAGGATCAGGCCGGCACGCCGGCCTTGGTCGAGACGTCTGCGGCAGCGGATGAGGCCGAGACGGCAGCGCCGGCGGACATCGAGGCGGCGCCGGCAGCCCATGCCGGCGAGCCCGCGCCCGAAGCAACCGAACCGAAGTAA
- a CDS encoding SEL1-like repeat protein gives MTSLPDMSAVRVNLAFTCTHQADHLPPLDPQADSLFRYARYLEKREGAKDFNQVARYYRIAAAYDHYKANQNLQSLLSQGLADSPDAPAETVDLAMQLIKQGIPSGYYDIGHYLETGYGLKQDPEAALSYFRKAADLGNPEAQSYVALKLLPKEAAPEIARQMWQCASAQGYGDAANMLGIDFQTDKNYHEAIAAFQLGAAAGDSTSISYLSHAFEGPPPSKELYYLGLPNDPERSRRYELIANFVNANDGRNPKVPDLDKIVPLPPAKLPPWDGSFQWQKEQDAAVPPQKPSDETIDRMAKARQLDPATGLPLAGLSGKTSQADEPASPTAASRVPLGTLANTGDTCPEDGVWHARLEAGQAADAQRRFLKGDTLPSLLVHEPRAAAFLDRMTGTRQQVVHVAWELVAYIDQA, from the coding sequence GTGACCTCATTACCCGACATGAGCGCCGTTCGCGTCAATCTCGCCTTTACCTGCACCCATCAGGCCGATCATTTGCCGCCGCTGGACCCTCAGGCTGACAGCCTGTTTCGCTATGCGCGCTATTTGGAAAAAAGGGAGGGGGCCAAGGATTTCAACCAGGTCGCCCGCTACTACAGGATCGCGGCGGCCTACGATCACTACAAGGCCAACCAGAATCTGCAATCGCTTCTTTCGCAAGGCTTGGCGGATTCCCCAGATGCTCCTGCCGAGACGGTCGATCTCGCCATGCAACTAATCAAGCAAGGCATCCCCAGCGGTTATTACGACATTGGCCATTACCTGGAAACGGGTTATGGATTGAAGCAGGACCCTGAGGCTGCTTTGAGCTACTTCCGGAAAGCGGCTGATCTCGGCAATCCCGAGGCGCAGTCTTACGTGGCACTGAAGCTTTTGCCCAAAGAGGCCGCTCCCGAGATAGCCCGGCAGATGTGGCAATGTGCCAGCGCTCAGGGCTACGGTGATGCGGCCAACATGCTCGGGATTGATTTTCAAACCGACAAGAATTATCACGAGGCAATAGCGGCATTTCAGCTTGGCGCGGCGGCTGGAGATTCCACGTCGATTTCCTATCTGAGCCATGCTTTCGAGGGACCGCCGCCTTCCAAGGAGCTCTATTACCTTGGTCTTCCGAACGATCCGGAGCGATCGCGGCGCTATGAACTCATCGCGAATTTCGTCAATGCCAACGACGGCCGCAACCCCAAAGTCCCCGATCTCGACAAGATCGTGCCGCTGCCGCCCGCGAAGCTTCCGCCGTGGGACGGCAGTTTCCAGTGGCAAAAGGAGCAGGACGCGGCCGTGCCGCCGCAAAAACCATCCGACGAGACCATCGACCGGATGGCGAAAGCCAGGCAACTCGATCCTGCAACCGGGTTGCCGCTGGCCGGCCTGTCGGGCAAGACCTCGCAAGCCGACGAGCCGGCATCGCCCACCGCCGCCAGCCGCGTCCCGCTGGGCACGCTGGCGAATACCGGCGACACCTGCCCCGAAGATGGCGTGTGGCACGCGAGACTCGAAGCAGGGCAGGCCGCGGACGCGCAACGGCGTTTTCTCAAGGGCGATACCTTGCCCTCGCTGCTCGTCCATGAGCCGCGCGCGGCGGCCTTCCTGGATCGCATGACGGGTACGCGCCAGCAAGTCGTGCACGTGGCCTGGGAACTGGTCGCCTATATCGACCAGGCCTGA
- a CDS encoding aldehyde dehydrogenase, with amino-acid sequence MLRASLLIDNQDRQAANGASFTRANPVTGEARTEAAAATVQDALDAANSAAAAFAGWSATTPGERRAILFRAADLIDARGERFAEAMAAETGAAASWAHFNCRIAADMLREAGAITTRIVGEVIPSNLPNTMAMALRQPAGVVLGIAPWNAPVILGVRALAMALACGNTVVLKGSELCPMTHWLIGEALRDAGLPPGVLNVVFNAPEDAAPVVEALIAHPAVRRINFTGSTRVGRRIAELAARHLKRCLLELGGKAPFVVLDDADLDEAVKAAAFGAFFNQGQICMSTERVIVDARLADDFVERLAARATALKAGLPGEPGAVLGSMIGAEAASRVRQMIDDAVGKGAVLAAGGQSQGSVMQPAVVDRVTPAMRLYGEESFGPVAAVTRFSDIEEAISIANDSEYGLSSAVFGRDVQRALAVGRRIEAGICHINGATVHDEAQMPFGGVKASGYGRFGGTAAIDEFTELRWITVQSGPLAYPI; translated from the coding sequence ATGCTGCGAGCTTCACTACTGATCGACAACCAGGACCGCCAGGCCGCCAACGGCGCGAGCTTCACGCGCGCCAATCCCGTCACCGGCGAGGCGCGCACCGAGGCCGCCGCGGCCACCGTGCAGGATGCGCTCGATGCCGCCAACAGCGCGGCGGCCGCGTTCGCCGGCTGGTCCGCCACCACGCCGGGCGAGCGGCGCGCGATCCTGTTCCGCGCGGCCGATCTGATCGACGCGCGCGGCGAGCGTTTCGCCGAGGCGATGGCGGCCGAGACCGGCGCGGCCGCGAGCTGGGCGCATTTCAATTGCCGGATCGCGGCCGACATGCTGCGCGAGGCGGGCGCGATCACCACCCGCATCGTCGGCGAGGTGATTCCCTCGAACCTGCCGAACACGATGGCGATGGCGCTGCGGCAGCCGGCCGGCGTGGTGCTCGGCATCGCTCCCTGGAACGCGCCGGTGATCCTCGGCGTGCGCGCGCTGGCGATGGCGCTGGCCTGCGGCAATACCGTGGTCCTCAAGGGTTCCGAGCTGTGCCCGATGACGCATTGGCTGATCGGCGAGGCGCTGCGCGACGCGGGCCTGCCGCCCGGCGTGCTGAACGTGGTGTTCAACGCGCCCGAGGATGCCGCGCCGGTGGTGGAGGCGCTGATCGCGCATCCGGCGGTGCGGCGCATCAACTTCACCGGCTCGACGCGGGTCGGCCGCCGCATCGCCGAACTCGCCGCGCGGCATCTCAAGCGCTGCCTGCTCGAGCTGGGCGGCAAGGCGCCCTTCGTGGTGCTCGACGACGCCGATCTCGACGAGGCGGTGAAGGCGGCCGCCTTCGGCGCGTTCTTCAACCAGGGGCAGATCTGCATGTCGACCGAGCGCGTGATCGTCGATGCCAGGCTGGCCGACGATTTCGTCGAGCGGCTCGCCGCGCGGGCGACGGCGCTCAAGGCCGGGTTGCCGGGCGAGCCGGGCGCGGTGCTGGGCTCGATGATCGGCGCCGAGGCGGCCTCGCGCGTGCGCCAGATGATCGACGACGCGGTGGGCAAGGGCGCCGTGCTCGCCGCCGGCGGGCAGTCGCAGGGCAGCGTCATGCAGCCGGCGGTGGTCGACCGCGTGACGCCGGCGATGCGGCTCTACGGCGAGGAGTCGTTCGGCCCGGTGGCGGCCGTGACGCGCTTCAGCGATATCGAGGAGGCGATCTCGATCGCCAACGATTCGGAGTACGGCCTATCCTCGGCCGTGTTCGGGCGCGACGTGCAGCGCGCGCTGGCGGTCGGCCGGCGCATCGAGGCCGGGATCTGCCATATCAACGGCGCCACCGTCCACGACGAGGCGCAGATGCCCTTCGGCGGGGTCAAGGCGAGCGGTTACGGCCGCTTCGGCGGCACCGCGGCGATCGACGAATTCACCGAGCTGCGCTGGATCACGGTCCAGTCGGGGCCGCTCGCGTATCCGATCTGA
- a CDS encoding H-NS histone family protein, giving the protein MSNYHELLAQLNELTRQAGEAREAELKIVIADIRRAIAEYGLTERDLFPPRLGRPRKEDQKPKPRYRDPETGATWTGRGRVPGWIAGQDRERFLIS; this is encoded by the coding sequence ATGTCGAATTACCACGAGCTGCTCGCTCAGCTCAACGAGCTGACCCGCCAGGCCGGCGAGGCCCGCGAGGCCGAGCTCAAGATCGTGATCGCCGATATCCGTCGCGCGATCGCCGAATACGGGCTGACCGAACGAGACCTGTTCCCGCCGCGCCTGGGCCGGCCGCGCAAGGAAGACCAGAAACCGAAGCCGCGCTATCGCGACCCGGAAACGGGCGCCACCTGGACCGGCCGCGGCCGCGTGCCGGGCTGGATCGCCGGGCAGGATCGCGAGCGCTTCCTGATTTCCTGA
- a CDS encoding type VI immunity family protein — MTLSDLKPALTPFQALARYKEDLSVRLADNTLGILPGVIGTIFFERGSQPQVRQAILDCFDQFNKMFGEKLNGGKDSDRGKFTKRNVKGVEKIHRAIIDTPSNLAVSVLHSSAVDQDVAADYNIEVLTGIANPKDYVSPRGWAAPKGQESGLSHLKFNVPMDLITTDAGLSKYEEFLHLVCNKLVVRGGYGGLAPILPFSYHRYMPQEWVLAERFSGLEIDSTAHLQKRDYDPVSYEGDSTEAMTAFYPDLHPGAKVARWGFIKGVNWYTILGELFIDRLGGEDAIREKLDRPDIHIKRANACLMIRAGDFPRLGAPEEGLPEPYVFVNSVLRVLRDPKPDALHTYIPDLPSADVKNARAWAARFDLPDAPPIPEPPTIVPQPMKREPARRSVRGGSPCPEAGWWLTPAKPGSRRYFEAGEIMPVIEGSSWGTTSWHWSPDENR, encoded by the coding sequence ATGACTTTGAGTGATCTCAAGCCAGCGTTGACTCCGTTTCAAGCGCTCGCTCGTTATAAAGAGGATTTGAGTGTGCGACTCGCCGACAACACGTTGGGAATTCTGCCCGGTGTGATCGGCACGATATTTTTTGAACGAGGTTCGCAACCGCAGGTGCGTCAAGCAATTCTCGATTGCTTCGATCAATTCAATAAAATGTTTGGCGAAAAACTGAATGGTGGAAAAGATTCCGATAGAGGTAAATTCACGAAGCGTAACGTGAAAGGCGTCGAGAAGATCCATCGCGCAATCATCGATACACCATCGAATCTGGCAGTAAGTGTGTTGCATTCAAGTGCAGTCGATCAGGATGTGGCCGCCGATTATAATATTGAAGTGTTGACTGGAATTGCGAATCCGAAAGACTATGTGTCTCCGAGAGGATGGGCAGCACCGAAGGGGCAGGAGTCTGGATTGTCGCACCTGAAATTCAACGTTCCAATGGACTTGATTACCACTGACGCAGGTCTGTCGAAGTACGAAGAGTTTTTGCACCTGGTGTGCAATAAGCTTGTGGTCCGAGGTGGCTACGGAGGGCTTGCCCCGATTCTGCCATTCAGCTATCACCGATATATGCCGCAAGAGTGGGTGCTCGCCGAGCGATTTAGTGGATTGGAAATTGACAGTACAGCGCATTTGCAGAAGCGGGACTATGACCCGGTTTCGTATGAAGGAGATTCAACGGAGGCCATGACGGCTTTTTATCCCGATCTGCATCCCGGTGCCAAGGTCGCGCGCTGGGGCTTCATCAAGGGCGTGAACTGGTACACGATCCTCGGTGAACTATTCATCGATCGCCTGGGCGGAGAGGATGCGATCCGGGAGAAACTCGACCGCCCCGACATCCATATCAAGCGTGCCAATGCCTGCCTGATGATCCGCGCTGGAGACTTCCCGCGCCTTGGCGCGCCCGAGGAAGGCTTACCCGAGCCATATGTCTTCGTGAACAGCGTATTACGTGTACTGCGTGATCCGAAACCCGACGCGCTGCATACCTACATCCCCGACTTGCCGAGCGCCGACGTGAAGAATGCGCGCGCCTGGGCGGCTCGTTTCGATTTGCCGGACGCTCCGCCGATTCCCGAGCCGCCGACCATCGTTCCTCAACCGATGAAGCGTGAACCTGCCCGTCGTAGTGTGCGAGGCGGCAGTCCATGTCCGGAAGCAGGCTGGTGGCTTACTCCGGCAAAACCGGGAAGTCGCCGTTACTTTGAAGCGGGCGAAATCATGCCGGTGATTGAAGGAAGCTCTTGGGGCACGACAAGTTGGCATTGGTCGCCGGACGAGAACCGTTGA
- a CDS encoding helix-turn-helix transcriptional regulator, which translates to MDHTSPPAPRSSSQLHAHAAARQLDAALQSRRYPLAQGEAGLDRAALLLLSGRAEVAAGRQIHQLQAPALLWTPATPDDHLRLAPGSAGILLAVSGELAREALGQNAEAVQLRYLADRPTAIETIGSAEALGDLRHSFDALLREIRREERGSWNLLSAHLALILIQCWRLTGCEDLSQQGQGAGASLLLRFRHLVELHFRAHWTVEHYARQLGISADRLHDLCTRSLGRTPLALLHERVVHESRLRLVRSGLSIEQVADHLGFKSTTHFSRFFRRKTGLTPAGFRRQAQDGPDVAHDATRSYADWP; encoded by the coding sequence ATGGACCACACCTCGCCCCCTGCTCCTCGATCCAGCAGCCAGTTGCATGCGCACGCGGCCGCCCGCCAGCTTGACGCGGCGCTGCAATCGCGCCGTTACCCGCTCGCGCAGGGCGAAGCCGGCCTCGATCGCGCCGCGCTGCTGCTGCTCAGCGGCCGCGCCGAGGTTGCCGCCGGCCGGCAGATCCATCAATTGCAGGCACCCGCGCTGCTGTGGACACCCGCCACACCGGACGATCATCTGCGCCTCGCGCCCGGCTCGGCCGGCATCCTGCTGGCGGTATCGGGCGAACTCGCCCGCGAGGCGCTCGGCCAGAACGCCGAGGCCGTGCAACTGCGCTACCTGGCCGATCGGCCGACGGCGATCGAGACGATCGGCTCGGCCGAGGCGCTGGGCGACCTGCGCCACAGCTTCGACGCGTTGCTGCGCGAGATCCGCCGCGAGGAACGCGGCTCGTGGAACCTGCTGTCGGCGCATCTCGCGCTGATCCTGATCCAGTGCTGGCGCCTGACCGGCTGCGAGGACCTGAGCCAGCAGGGCCAGGGCGCGGGCGCCTCGCTGCTGCTGCGCTTCCGGCACCTGGTCGAGCTGCATTTCCGCGCGCACTGGACCGTCGAGCACTATGCGCGGCAGCTCGGCATCTCCGCCGACCGGCTGCACGATCTCTGCACGCGCAGCCTCGGCCGCACGCCGCTCGCCCTGCTGCACGAACGGGTGGTGCACGAATCGCGGTTGCGGCTGGTGCGCTCGGGCCTGAGCATCGAGCAGGTGGCCGACCACCTCGGCTTCAAGTCGACCACGCACTTCAGCCGCTTCTTCCGCCGCAAGACCGGCCTCACGCCGGCCGGTTTTCGCCGCCAGGCGCAGGACGGGCCGGATGTCGCCCACGACGCGACACGCAGCTACGCCGATTGGCCCTGA
- a CDS encoding methyl-accepting chemotaxis protein has product MLSSLRARIVAACVAIVVFALCASTVIGYVVTRAANLEDLNRNLSATAIGNGNGIRDWVASKRQMIESLGDTALSADPVPGFLQMAAAGSFLNVYAGYPDKTSKFSDPTGIPDGYDPTARPWYRQAAEAGRSVVTTPYADARTGKVVVTFAVPVMRDGQLKAVVSGDVTMDNVIANVKSIRPTPGSFAMLVDGSGQIVAHPDAALTGKALSTLSPDLANLPLAALDATDKPFVARIGGGNKLLRAQPIAGTDWRLVVAIDEAEAMAGIRSLLVTFAIVFVVIVLLASAVVVALTGTAFRRLSQVREAMAAIGSGSGDLTQRLPAEGRDEVADIARSFNAFVGKLHDVMREVRDASESVRAAADEIAAGNADLSSRTESAAASLQQTAASMEQITATVGQSASAATQADERAGEASRIATHGGEAVSRVVATMEKIEQASSRIGDIIGVIDGIAFQTNILALNAAVEAARAGEQGRGFAVVAQEVRSLAQRSAQAAREVKALVETTVERVGDGASQVRSAGATMDEIVGNVANVTTIISEIRHAANEQTRGIQEVNHAVTQLDEMVQQNAALVEQSTAAAAALQSQAGALAATVARFRVA; this is encoded by the coding sequence ATGCTTTCGTCCCTACGCGCCCGTATCGTCGCCGCCTGTGTCGCCATCGTGGTGTTCGCGCTTTGCGCGAGCACCGTGATCGGTTATGTCGTCACCCGCGCCGCGAACCTCGAGGACCTGAACCGCAACCTGAGCGCCACGGCGATCGGCAATGGCAACGGCATACGCGACTGGGTCGCGTCCAAGCGCCAGATGATCGAGTCGCTCGGCGACACCGCGCTGTCGGCCGATCCGGTGCCGGGCTTCCTGCAGATGGCGGCGGCCGGCAGCTTCCTGAACGTCTATGCCGGCTACCCCGACAAGACCTCGAAGTTCTCGGACCCGACCGGCATCCCGGACGGCTACGACCCGACCGCGCGCCCCTGGTACCGGCAGGCGGCCGAGGCCGGCCGCTCGGTGGTGACCACGCCCTATGCCGATGCGCGCACCGGCAAGGTGGTGGTGACCTTCGCGGTGCCGGTGATGCGCGACGGCCAGTTGAAGGCGGTGGTCAGCGGCGACGTGACGATGGACAACGTGATCGCGAACGTGAAGTCGATCCGGCCGACGCCGGGCAGCTTCGCGATGCTGGTCGACGGCAGCGGCCAGATCGTCGCGCATCCCGATGCGGCGCTGACCGGCAAGGCCTTGTCGACGCTGTCGCCCGATCTCGCGAACCTGCCGCTGGCCGCGCTCGACGCGACCGACAAGCCGTTCGTGGCACGCATCGGCGGCGGCAACAAGTTGTTGCGCGCGCAACCGATCGCGGGCACCGACTGGCGGCTGGTGGTGGCGATCGACGAGGCCGAGGCGATGGCGGGGATCCGCTCGCTGCTGGTGACCTTCGCGATCGTGTTCGTCGTGATCGTGCTGCTGGCCTCGGCGGTGGTGGTGGCCCTGACGGGCACGGCGTTCCGCCGGCTCTCGCAGGTGCGCGAGGCGATGGCCGCGATCGGCTCGGGCTCGGGCGACCTGACGCAGCGCCTGCCGGCCGAGGGGCGCGACGAGGTGGCCGACATCGCGCGTTCGTTCAACGCCTTCGTCGGCAAGCTGCACGACGTGATGCGCGAGGTGCGCGATGCCAGCGAATCGGTGCGCGCGGCGGCCGACGAGATCGCGGCCGGCAATGCCGACCTGTCGTCGCGCACCGAATCGGCGGCGGCCAGCCTGCAGCAGACGGCGGCCTCGATGGAGCAGATCACGGCCACCGTGGGCCAGTCGGCGAGCGCCGCCACGCAGGCCGACGAACGGGCCGGCGAGGCCTCGCGGATCGCCACCCACGGCGGCGAGGCGGTGTCGCGCGTGGTGGCGACGATGGAGAAGATCGAGCAGGCCTCGAGCCGGATCGGCGACATCATCGGGGTGATCGACGGGATCGCGTTCCAGACCAACATCCTGGCGCTGAACGCGGCGGTCGAGGCGGCGCGCGCGGGCGAGCAGGGGCGTGGTTTCGCGGTGGTCGCGCAGGAGGTGCGCAGCCTCGCGCAGCGCAGCGCGCAGGCCGCGCGCGAGGTCAAGGCGCTGGTCGAGACCACCGTGGAGCGGGTCGGCGACGGCGCCTCGCAGGTGCGCTCGGCCGGCGCGACGATGGACGAGATCGTCGGCAACGTGGCGAACGTGACGACCATCATCTCGGAGATCCGCCACGCCGCCAACGAGCAGACGCGCGGGATCCAGGAGGTCAATCACGCCGTCACGCAGCTCGACGAGATGGTCCAGCAGAACGCGGCCCTGGTGGAGCAGTCGACGGCGGCGGCCGCCGCCTTGCAGAGCCAGGCCGGCGCGCTGGCGGCGACGGTGGCGCGATTCCGCGTGGCGTGA
- the poxB gene encoding ubiquinone-dependent pyruvate dehydrogenase → MASKTIADYLASTLAQAGVERIWGVTGDSLNGLSDSLRRLGKINWSHTRHEETAAFAAGAEAAVTGKLAVCAGSCGPGNLHLINGLFDCQRNHVPVLAIAAHIPSSEIGLGYFQETHPQELFRECSHFVELVSNPKQFPRVLDRAIRTAIEERGVAVIVLPGDIALEAVPEATPGQVSYEVTAGVPPAAQLDALAALLDGSKRVALLCGSGCAGAHDEVVALADTLGAPIVHALRGKEHVEWDNPFDVGMTGLIGFSSGYHALKSCDTLVMLGTDFPYRNFYPADAKVVQIDHHGAAIGKRVSVDLGLVGDVKATLAALQGRLARKTERHFLEAARKHYADAREGLDSLARPSPGDAPIHPQYLTRLVSELAADDAVFSVDVGTPTLWAARYLKMNGKRRLLGSFNHGSMANALPQALGAQAALPGRQVVALCGDGGLSMLMGELLTARQLKLPLTLVVFNNSSLGFVSMEMKAGGYLDDDTRLADTDYAAIARGAGIDGIRVERSDELEAALKDAFSRPHPVLVDVRIARQEIALPPKIEWAQAKGFSLYMLKAVLNAKGNEVVELATTMFR, encoded by the coding sequence ATGGCAAGCAAGACCATTGCGGACTATCTCGCTAGCACCCTGGCTCAGGCCGGCGTCGAGCGAATCTGGGGCGTCACGGGCGACAGCCTGAACGGGCTGTCCGACAGCCTGCGCCGGCTCGGCAAGATCAACTGGTCGCATACGCGCCACGAGGAAACCGCCGCCTTCGCGGCCGGCGCCGAAGCCGCGGTGACGGGCAAGCTCGCGGTCTGCGCGGGCAGCTGCGGCCCGGGCAACCTGCACCTGATCAACGGCCTGTTCGACTGCCAGCGCAACCATGTGCCGGTGCTCGCGATCGCGGCGCACATCCCGTCCTCGGAGATCGGGCTCGGCTACTTCCAGGAAACGCATCCGCAGGAGTTGTTCCGCGAGTGCAGTCACTTCGTCGAGCTGGTCAGCAACCCGAAGCAGTTCCCGCGCGTGCTCGATCGGGCGATCCGCACCGCGATCGAGGAACGCGGCGTGGCCGTGATCGTGCTGCCCGGCGACATCGCGCTGGAGGCGGTACCCGAAGCGACGCCGGGCCAGGTCAGCTACGAGGTCACGGCCGGCGTGCCGCCGGCGGCCCAGCTCGACGCGCTGGCGGCGCTGCTCGACGGCTCGAAGCGCGTCGCGCTGTTGTGCGGCAGCGGCTGCGCCGGCGCGCACGACGAGGTGGTGGCGCTGGCCGACACGCTCGGCGCGCCGATCGTCCACGCGCTGCGCGGCAAGGAGCACGTCGAATGGGACAACCCGTTCGATGTCGGCATGACGGGCCTGATCGGCTTCAGCTCGGGTTACCACGCGCTGAAGTCCTGCGACACGCTGGTGATGCTCGGCACCGATTTCCCGTATCGCAATTTCTACCCGGCCGACGCCAAGGTGGTGCAGATCGACCATCACGGCGCGGCGATCGGCAAGCGCGTATCGGTCGACCTGGGCCTGGTCGGCGACGTCAAGGCGACGCTCGCCGCGCTGCAAGGGCGTCTCGCGCGCAAGACCGAGCGCCACTTCCTGGAAGCCGCGCGCAAGCACTATGCCGACGCGCGCGAGGGGCTCGACAGCCTCGCGCGGCCCTCGCCGGGCGACGCGCCGATCCATCCTCAATACCTGACGCGGCTGGTCAGCGAGCTGGCGGCCGACGACGCGGTGTTCAGCGTCGACGTCGGCACGCCTACGCTATGGGCCGCGCGCTACCTGAAGATGAACGGCAAGCGCCGGCTGCTCGGCTCCTTCAACCACGGCTCGATGGCCAATGCGCTGCCGCAGGCGCTGGGCGCGCAGGCGGCGCTGCCGGGGCGCCAGGTGGTCGCGCTGTGCGGCGACGGCGGCCTGTCGATGCTGATGGGCGAGCTGCTGACGGCGCGCCAGTTGAAGCTGCCGCTCACGCTGGTGGTGTTCAACAACAGCTCGCTGGGCTTCGTATCGATGGAGATGAAGGCCGGCGGTTACCTCGACGACGATACGCGGCTGGCCGATACCGACTACGCGGCGATCGCGCGCGGCGCCGGCATCGACGGGATTCGCGTCGAGCGTTCGGATGAACTGGAGGCGGCGCTGAAGGATGCGTTCTCGCGCCCGCATCCGGTGCTGGTGGACGTGCGCATCGCGCGCCAGGAGATCGCGCTGCCGCCGAAGATCGAATGGGCGCAGGCGAAGGGCTTCAGCCTCTACATGCTGAAGGCCGTGCTGAACGCGAAGGGCAACGAGGTGGTGGAGCTGGCGACGACCATGTTCCGCTGA